From a single Nematostella vectensis chromosome 3, jaNemVect1.1, whole genome shotgun sequence genomic region:
- the LOC125561144 gene encoding uncharacterized protein LOC125561144 isoform X3, whose protein sequence is MVSFALHFNERVEPEEIDHKKIQRALKNAKGCSRSIKDILSYSSDVIGNAGGNVITLRFSGDGRKTTKKLGSVMTTFCFPAENSVKRSPEREYCISIYDGKESYDILKATLRGVFDEMKALGRTGILVNGLEYTIDWVMCADWKFMACILGINSPCALYFCIWCECSKRMIRDFSIPQWPITRTLNQCRARVGCPNAKGVQCLPLVDIEFTKVIPDTLHLKLRIMGKLLNQVACWAIEQNVKKAMEEAIEALGVRFCFYDVQDDSGKTTTKWSSLDCDGLETIIRGLDIHAFLGDMENKSITSLDCLTKAQLVEECRKFHLRSTGTKDFLRATLKDHLDRNNIVFEPSSTPTCEKTVLSISELTQVWKSLMVLTDALGANPGDEAYLRADAFQEKARQWGTKFRKATFDEDVIPYIHVLVYHVPQFLEIHGTIHQFNCQTVEKKNHMQNKTFHRGSQKGGKNSNYTVQSRVILGCTKLELIEQCMSNQPQFLILGAKNGKLFSCYLTTVGVPSIHG, encoded by the exons ATGGTCAGTTTTGCCCTACATTTCAATGAGAGGGTTGAGCCTGAGGAGATTGACCATAAAAAGATCCAAAGAGCTCTCAAG AATGCAAAAGGATGTTCAAGATCCATCAAGGACATTCTAAGTTATAGTTCAGATGTCATTGGAAATGCAGGGGGCAATGTTATAACCCTTCGGTTTTCTGGTGATGGTAGAAAAACCACCAAAAAACTTGGGAGTGTTATGACAACCTTCTGCTTTCCAGCAGAAAACTCTGTTAAAAGAAGCCCAGAAAGGGAATACTGTATATCTATATATGATG gCAAGGAGTCATATGACATCCTAAAGGCGACCTTGAGAGGGGTTTTTGATGAGATGAAGGCCCTAGGGAGAACTGGCATTCTTGTTAATGGCCTTGAATACACTATTGATTG GGTGATGTGTGCTGACTGGAAGTTCATGGCGTGTATTCTCGGAATTAATAGTCCCTGTGCCTTGTACTTCTGCATTTGGTGCGAATGCAGCAAAAGGATGATCAGAGACTTTTCTA TCCCACAATGGCCCATAACCAGAACCTTAAACCAGTGCCGTGCACGTGTTGGGTGTCCAAATGCCAAGGGAGTTCAATGTTTACCTCTCGTGGACATTGAATTTACCAAGGTCATACCCGACACCCTGCACCTCAAATTGAGGATCATGGGAAAACTTCTCAACCAG GTTGCTTGCTGGGCTATAGAGCAGAATGTTAAAAAAGCCATGGAAGAAGCAATAGAAGCTTtgg GTGTGAGGTTTTGTTTCTATGATGTCCAGGATGACAGTGGCAAAACCACAACCAAGTGGAGCTCTTTGGATT GTGATGGTTTGGAAACTATCATTAGGGGGCTTGATATCCATGCCTTCCTAGGAGACATGGAGAACAAGTCCATCACCAGCCTTGACTGTCTGACCAAAGCCCAGCTAGTGGAGGAATGTAGGAAGTTCCATCTGAGGTCGACAGGCACCAAGGACTTCCTACGTGCCACACTCAAGGATCATCTTGACCGCAACAACATAGTGTTTGAg CCATCGTCCACTCCCACTTGTGAGAAAACAGTTCTTAGCATATCAGAGCTGACACAAGTGTGGAAAAGTTTGATGGTCCTCACTGATGCTCTTGGGGCAAATCCTGGAGATGAAGCATATCTTCGAGCAGATGCTTTTCAAGAAAAGGCCCGCCAATGGGGAACCAAATTTAGAAAGGCCACGTTTGATGAG GATGTAATTCCATATATACATG TTCTTGTTTATCATGTCCCCCAATTTTTGGAGATTCATGGCACGATCCACCAGTTCAATTGCCAGACAGTGGAAAAGAAAAACCACATGCAGAACAAGACATTCCACAGGGGTAGCCAGAAAGGGGGGAAAAATAGCAACTACACTGTACAG TCCCGTGTCATTCTCGGGTGTACGAAATTGGAGCTCATCGAACAGTGCATGTCGAATCAGCCACAATTCCTTATCCTCGGAGCAAAGAATGGGAAGCTTTTCTCTTGCTACCTCACTACTGTCGGGGTTCCCAGCATTCACGGCTAA
- the LOC125561144 gene encoding uncharacterized protein LOC125561144 isoform X2, protein MVSFALHFNERVEPEEIDHKKIQRALKAKDDGDVSDSAYHELKMVAGSSLPSLYGIQKERKAQNAIIPITEFEGNAKGCSRSIKDILSYSSDVIGNAGGNVITLRFSGDGRKTTKKLGSVMTTFCFPAENSVKRSPEREYCISIYDGKESYDILKATLRGVFDEMKALGRTGILVNGLEYTIDWVMCADWKFMACILGINSPCALYFCIWCECSKRMIRDFSIPQWPITRTLNQCRARVGCPNAKGVQCLPLVDIEFTKVIPDTLHLKLRIMGKLLNQVACWAIEQNVKKAMEEAIEALGVRFCFYDVQDDSGKTTTKWSSLDCDGLETIIRGLDIHAFLGDMENKSITSLDCLTKAQLVEECRKFHLRSTGTKDFLRATLKDHLDRNNIVFEPSSTPTCEKTVLSISELTQVWKSLMVLTDALGANPGDEAYLRADAFQEKARQWGTKFRKATFDEDVIPYIHVLVYHVPQFLEIHGTIHQFNCQTVEKKNHMQNKTFHRGSQKGGKNSNYTVQIMERENRKLFSRENNLERVKRKYQKQ, encoded by the exons ATGGTCAGTTTTGCCCTACATTTCAATGAGAGGGTTGAGCCTGAGGAGATTGACCATAAAAAGATCCAAAGAGCTCTCAAG gccaaagatgatggtgatgtttctGACTCAGCATACCATGAGCTAAAGATGGTAGCTGGGTCCAGCTTGCCATCACTGTATGGGATacagaaagagagaaaagCTCAAAATGCAATCATTCCTATTACAGAATTTGAAGGG AATGCAAAAGGATGTTCAAGATCCATCAAGGACATTCTAAGTTATAGTTCAGATGTCATTGGAAATGCAGGGGGCAATGTTATAACCCTTCGGTTTTCTGGTGATGGTAGAAAAACCACCAAAAAACTTGGGAGTGTTATGACAACCTTCTGCTTTCCAGCAGAAAACTCTGTTAAAAGAAGCCCAGAAAGGGAATACTGTATATCTATATATGATG gCAAGGAGTCATATGACATCCTAAAGGCGACCTTGAGAGGGGTTTTTGATGAGATGAAGGCCCTAGGGAGAACTGGCATTCTTGTTAATGGCCTTGAATACACTATTGATTG GGTGATGTGTGCTGACTGGAAGTTCATGGCGTGTATTCTCGGAATTAATAGTCCCTGTGCCTTGTACTTCTGCATTTGGTGCGAATGCAGCAAAAGGATGATCAGAGACTTTTCTA TCCCACAATGGCCCATAACCAGAACCTTAAACCAGTGCCGTGCACGTGTTGGGTGTCCAAATGCCAAGGGAGTTCAATGTTTACCTCTCGTGGACATTGAATTTACCAAGGTCATACCCGACACCCTGCACCTCAAATTGAGGATCATGGGAAAACTTCTCAACCAG GTTGCTTGCTGGGCTATAGAGCAGAATGTTAAAAAAGCCATGGAAGAAGCAATAGAAGCTTtgg GTGTGAGGTTTTGTTTCTATGATGTCCAGGATGACAGTGGCAAAACCACAACCAAGTGGAGCTCTTTGGATT GTGATGGTTTGGAAACTATCATTAGGGGGCTTGATATCCATGCCTTCCTAGGAGACATGGAGAACAAGTCCATCACCAGCCTTGACTGTCTGACCAAAGCCCAGCTAGTGGAGGAATGTAGGAAGTTCCATCTGAGGTCGACAGGCACCAAGGACTTCCTACGTGCCACACTCAAGGATCATCTTGACCGCAACAACATAGTGTTTGAg CCATCGTCCACTCCCACTTGTGAGAAAACAGTTCTTAGCATATCAGAGCTGACACAAGTGTGGAAAAGTTTGATGGTCCTCACTGATGCTCTTGGGGCAAATCCTGGAGATGAAGCATATCTTCGAGCAGATGCTTTTCAAGAAAAGGCCCGCCAATGGGGAACCAAATTTAGAAAGGCCACGTTTGATGAG GATGTAATTCCATATATACATG TTCTTGTTTATCATGTCCCCCAATTTTTGGAGATTCATGGCACGATCCACCAGTTCAATTGCCAGACAGTGGAAAAGAAAAACCACATGCAGAACAAGACATTCCACAGGGGTAGCCAGAAAGGGGGGAAAAATAGCAACTACACTGTACAG ATCATGGAGAGggaaaacagaaaactgtTCAGTAGGGAAAATAATTTGGAAAGGGTCAagagaaaatatcaaaagcagtga
- the LOC125561144 gene encoding uncharacterized protein LOC125561144 isoform X1, with the protein MVSFALHFNERVEPEEIDHKKIQRALKAKDDGDVSDSAYHELKMVAGSSLPSLYGIQKERKAQNAIIPITEFEGNAKGCSRSIKDILSYSSDVIGNAGGNVITLRFSGDGRKTTKKLGSVMTTFCFPAENSVKRSPEREYCISIYDGKESYDILKATLRGVFDEMKALGRTGILVNGLEYTIDWVMCADWKFMACILGINSPCALYFCIWCECSKRMIRDFSIPQWPITRTLNQCRARVGCPNAKGVQCLPLVDIEFTKVIPDTLHLKLRIMGKLLNQVACWAIEQNVKKAMEEAIEALGVRFCFYDVQDDSGKTTTKWSSLDCDGLETIIRGLDIHAFLGDMENKSITSLDCLTKAQLVEECRKFHLRSTGTKDFLRATLKDHLDRNNIVFEPSSTPTCEKTVLSISELTQVWKSLMVLTDALGANPGDEAYLRADAFQEKARQWGTKFRKATFDEDVIPYIHVLVYHVPQFLEIHGTIHQFNCQTVEKKNHMQNKTFHRGSQKGGKNSNYTVQSRVILGCTKLELIEQCMSNQPQFLILGAKNGKLFSCYLTTVGVPSIHG; encoded by the exons ATGGTCAGTTTTGCCCTACATTTCAATGAGAGGGTTGAGCCTGAGGAGATTGACCATAAAAAGATCCAAAGAGCTCTCAAG gccaaagatgatggtgatgtttctGACTCAGCATACCATGAGCTAAAGATGGTAGCTGGGTCCAGCTTGCCATCACTGTATGGGATacagaaagagagaaaagCTCAAAATGCAATCATTCCTATTACAGAATTTGAAGGG AATGCAAAAGGATGTTCAAGATCCATCAAGGACATTCTAAGTTATAGTTCAGATGTCATTGGAAATGCAGGGGGCAATGTTATAACCCTTCGGTTTTCTGGTGATGGTAGAAAAACCACCAAAAAACTTGGGAGTGTTATGACAACCTTCTGCTTTCCAGCAGAAAACTCTGTTAAAAGAAGCCCAGAAAGGGAATACTGTATATCTATATATGATG gCAAGGAGTCATATGACATCCTAAAGGCGACCTTGAGAGGGGTTTTTGATGAGATGAAGGCCCTAGGGAGAACTGGCATTCTTGTTAATGGCCTTGAATACACTATTGATTG GGTGATGTGTGCTGACTGGAAGTTCATGGCGTGTATTCTCGGAATTAATAGTCCCTGTGCCTTGTACTTCTGCATTTGGTGCGAATGCAGCAAAAGGATGATCAGAGACTTTTCTA TCCCACAATGGCCCATAACCAGAACCTTAAACCAGTGCCGTGCACGTGTTGGGTGTCCAAATGCCAAGGGAGTTCAATGTTTACCTCTCGTGGACATTGAATTTACCAAGGTCATACCCGACACCCTGCACCTCAAATTGAGGATCATGGGAAAACTTCTCAACCAG GTTGCTTGCTGGGCTATAGAGCAGAATGTTAAAAAAGCCATGGAAGAAGCAATAGAAGCTTtgg GTGTGAGGTTTTGTTTCTATGATGTCCAGGATGACAGTGGCAAAACCACAACCAAGTGGAGCTCTTTGGATT GTGATGGTTTGGAAACTATCATTAGGGGGCTTGATATCCATGCCTTCCTAGGAGACATGGAGAACAAGTCCATCACCAGCCTTGACTGTCTGACCAAAGCCCAGCTAGTGGAGGAATGTAGGAAGTTCCATCTGAGGTCGACAGGCACCAAGGACTTCCTACGTGCCACACTCAAGGATCATCTTGACCGCAACAACATAGTGTTTGAg CCATCGTCCACTCCCACTTGTGAGAAAACAGTTCTTAGCATATCAGAGCTGACACAAGTGTGGAAAAGTTTGATGGTCCTCACTGATGCTCTTGGGGCAAATCCTGGAGATGAAGCATATCTTCGAGCAGATGCTTTTCAAGAAAAGGCCCGCCAATGGGGAACCAAATTTAGAAAGGCCACGTTTGATGAG GATGTAATTCCATATATACATG TTCTTGTTTATCATGTCCCCCAATTTTTGGAGATTCATGGCACGATCCACCAGTTCAATTGCCAGACAGTGGAAAAGAAAAACCACATGCAGAACAAGACATTCCACAGGGGTAGCCAGAAAGGGGGGAAAAATAGCAACTACACTGTACAG TCCCGTGTCATTCTCGGGTGTACGAAATTGGAGCTCATCGAACAGTGCATGTCGAATCAGCCACAATTCCTTATCCTCGGAGCAAAGAATGGGAAGCTTTTCTCTTGCTACCTCACTACTGTCGGGGTTCCCAGCATTCACGGCTAA